Proteins from a single region of Aureibacter tunicatorum:
- a CDS encoding SdiA-regulated domain-containing protein, giving the protein MIRIFYIMIVWVLLISCQNTSNKSKKEMVVSSDVKHDKLLKPVKSWRLPTELKEISGLDYYSKEILACVQDEEGIIFLYDLEKGNIVKRIHFAGDGDYEGIAYDGKSFYVVRSDGKLFVVSENSELTKEYDIGFKSNVDVEGICLFESEKLLLAVKDIEDKKAKKKKCIYVYDLASKKLEDKEWTCVKEKEYGNKFSKIGFSGLSINPITNQLYVLSHRSKEMFIFSHKGNLKKIKKLKAKQFEQAEGICFSPSGQLFISSEGVKQPAMLFQFDKD; this is encoded by the coding sequence ATGATAAGAATCTTTTACATTATGATAGTTTGGGTATTGTTGATTTCTTGCCAGAATACTTCCAATAAGAGCAAGAAAGAGATGGTAGTATCAAGCGATGTTAAGCATGATAAGCTGTTAAAACCAGTCAAGTCATGGAGATTGCCAACCGAGTTGAAAGAAATTTCCGGTTTGGATTATTATTCAAAAGAAATCCTTGCCTGTGTTCAGGATGAGGAAGGAATTATCTTTTTATATGATCTTGAGAAGGGGAACATTGTAAAGCGAATTCATTTTGCTGGAGATGGTGATTATGAAGGAATTGCCTATGATGGGAAAAGTTTTTATGTAGTGCGTAGCGATGGGAAGCTTTTTGTGGTTTCAGAGAATTCCGAACTGACAAAAGAATATGATATTGGATTTAAGTCAAATGTTGACGTGGAGGGGATATGCTTATTTGAAAGTGAAAAGTTGTTGTTGGCTGTTAAGGATATTGAAGATAAGAAAGCCAAGAAGAAGAAGTGTATTTATGTTTATGATTTAGCCTCTAAAAAGCTTGAAGACAAAGAATGGACTTGTGTGAAAGAAAAAGAATACGGCAACAAGTTTAGCAAGATTGGTTTTTCGGGCTTGTCGATTAATCCTATTACGAACCAATTATACGTGCTTTCTCATCGGAGCAAGGAAATGTTTATATTCAGCCATAAGGGTAATTTAAAAAAAATCAAAAAGCTGAAAGCCAAGCAATTTGAGCAAGCGGAAGGCATATGTTTTTCACCATCAGGCCAATTGTTTATTTCCAGTGAAGGAGTGAAGCAACCAGCCATGTTATTTCAGTTTGATAAAGATTAA
- a CDS encoding PD-(D/E)XK nuclease family protein has protein sequence MKTFLAELASYVHEQYGAELENLTIVFPNRRAGLFFRKELAQVIDQPIWSPEIISMDDFIKSMSSLQACHKLKLSLELHKAYQKHSKGKEPFDKFYYWGEVLLRDFEDIDKYAGSANKIFETLKDQKLIEQEFDYLEEEQIALIKSFWKSFGEKRSKHQEDFVETWKILANVYKDFQESLKEQGLGYTGMIHRDLIAKLHDEEFTSPYTKLLFAGFNALTVTEENIITWFCKNTSTEIIWDADNYYVSSTDQEAGNFLRQYKRHKILGDTFPKSFESNFIDQEKDITYIGVAKGIGQTKWVGENLKNYISSTSNFVEENTAIVLPDENLLFPMLHSLPESIKKVNVTMGYPLKNTALYGFFMHLLDLQQTKSKEGKFKYRAVLSILKHPYVLQNEHEKITSIINHIIENNITQVDPSTFQGLQAEAIFKPTKNIDEFCKYLVEVLILVNKNLESNFKGDSNLEQEVIFRFYTELNKLHELFRNEGDVKVGFGTFVNLLKQVIMNIRIPFAGEPLEGIQLMGVLETRNLDFENLYILSVNETSFPAAPNTQSFIPYNLRKGFGLPTFEQADAMYAYLFYRILQRAKKITILYDTEQSGGKGGEMSRFLYQLIYEHPNRKDIKRKVLSNSAVLKENLPISIQRTTPDRLDKYLGSSGKILSPSAINTYLDCPLKFYFRYIANIKEPSIIKEEVDPMIFGNILHHVMETLYSQLINRKNNPEITQTDFDFLRKNIDSALENGFRKFFDIDNNESFVFEGRNTIIKSIIKKMTNKILDIDASYAPFEIVGMEYGVENGNSKQIEINVNETKQNIRIGGTIDRIDLKDGVLRVIDYKSGKDEKKIHSLESLFDPDFSMRNKAGFQTLLYADIFNFNNSTIGKKIEIGVYNSKGIFNDTFDPRFEISQNKKNLKIEDCRSLLQEFDEQLQKLLEEIFNPRTIFKQTTKVERCQFCPYNVNCKR, from the coding sequence ATGAAAACATTTTTGGCCGAATTAGCTTCCTACGTTCATGAGCAATATGGAGCTGAGCTTGAAAATCTGACTATCGTATTTCCCAATAGAAGAGCCGGACTATTTTTCAGAAAAGAACTCGCCCAAGTTATCGATCAACCTATTTGGTCGCCTGAAATCATCAGCATGGATGATTTCATCAAAAGCATGTCTTCACTGCAAGCTTGTCATAAACTAAAATTATCTCTCGAACTTCATAAAGCATATCAGAAGCACAGCAAAGGCAAAGAGCCGTTTGATAAATTTTATTACTGGGGCGAAGTATTGCTTAGAGACTTTGAAGATATTGACAAATATGCAGGAAGCGCGAATAAAATATTTGAAACGCTAAAAGATCAAAAGCTCATAGAGCAAGAATTCGACTATCTCGAGGAAGAGCAAATAGCCCTGATCAAGTCATTTTGGAAATCATTCGGAGAAAAAAGGTCTAAGCATCAAGAAGACTTTGTAGAAACTTGGAAAATATTGGCAAATGTATACAAGGATTTTCAAGAAAGCCTCAAAGAGCAAGGACTTGGCTATACAGGAATGATTCACCGAGACTTGATCGCCAAACTTCATGACGAAGAATTCACATCTCCTTACACCAAATTGCTTTTTGCCGGCTTCAACGCGCTTACCGTTACCGAAGAAAACATAATCACTTGGTTTTGCAAAAACACATCAACCGAAATAATTTGGGATGCGGACAATTATTATGTTTCCAGCACAGATCAAGAAGCCGGAAACTTCTTAAGACAATATAAACGACACAAAATATTAGGCGATACATTTCCAAAGTCATTTGAAAGCAACTTTATCGATCAGGAAAAAGATATTACCTATATTGGCGTTGCCAAAGGAATAGGACAAACCAAATGGGTAGGAGAAAATTTAAAAAACTACATTTCATCCACAAGCAACTTTGTGGAAGAGAATACGGCTATTGTATTGCCAGATGAAAATCTTCTTTTTCCAATGTTGCATTCACTTCCTGAGTCTATCAAAAAAGTGAATGTAACCATGGGTTATCCTCTCAAAAACACCGCTCTTTATGGTTTCTTCATGCATCTTCTGGATCTTCAACAAACAAAGTCTAAAGAAGGAAAATTCAAATACCGAGCCGTGCTTAGCATTCTTAAGCATCCTTATGTGCTTCAAAACGAACATGAGAAGATTACTTCCATTATCAATCACATCATTGAAAACAACATCACACAAGTAGATCCTTCAACTTTTCAAGGACTTCAAGCTGAAGCAATTTTCAAACCCACAAAGAATATTGACGAATTTTGCAAATATCTGGTCGAAGTACTAATACTTGTGAATAAAAACCTTGAAAGCAATTTCAAGGGAGACTCCAATCTGGAACAAGAAGTAATATTTAGATTCTACACTGAACTAAATAAGCTTCACGAACTCTTTAGAAATGAAGGCGACGTGAAGGTTGGGTTTGGCACTTTCGTCAACCTGCTAAAGCAAGTCATCATGAACATCAGAATCCCATTCGCGGGAGAACCTCTGGAAGGTATTCAGCTGATGGGAGTATTGGAAACAAGAAACTTGGATTTTGAGAACCTCTACATTCTTAGCGTTAATGAAACTTCGTTTCCTGCCGCTCCTAACACGCAGTCGTTTATCCCTTATAATTTAAGAAAAGGGTTTGGATTGCCTACGTTCGAGCAGGCTGATGCCATGTACGCTTACTTGTTTTATAGAATTTTACAGAGAGCCAAAAAAATTACGATTTTATACGATACAGAACAATCCGGAGGCAAAGGCGGAGAGATGAGTCGATTTTTATACCAACTGATCTATGAACATCCTAATAGGAAAGATATAAAAAGAAAAGTTTTATCCAATTCTGCGGTGCTAAAGGAGAATTTGCCTATTTCCATCCAAAGAACGACTCCAGACAGACTGGACAAATACCTTGGATCATCAGGAAAAATATTATCTCCTTCCGCTATCAATACCTACCTTGATTGTCCTTTAAAATTCTATTTCAGATATATCGCCAATATCAAAGAACCATCAATCATCAAGGAAGAAGTCGACCCAATGATATTTGGCAATATTCTCCATCACGTCATGGAAACGCTTTACAGCCAATTGATCAATAGAAAAAACAATCCAGAAATCACTCAAACGGATTTCGATTTTTTACGAAAAAACATTGATTCCGCTCTTGAAAACGGATTTCGAAAATTCTTTGACATAGACAACAACGAATCATTCGTTTTCGAAGGCAGAAATACCATTATCAAATCCATTATTAAGAAAATGACCAACAAGATCTTGGATATTGATGCATCATACGCACCGTTTGAAATTGTAGGAATGGAATATGGCGTAGAAAATGGCAATTCAAAACAAATTGAAATCAATGTTAATGAAACTAAGCAAAACATTCGAATCGGCGGAACTATCGACAGAATAGATCTAAAAGATGGAGTCTTAAGAGTCATCGACTATAAATCAGGCAAGGATGAGAAAAAAATCCATAGTCTTGAAAGCCTCTTCGACCCTGATTTTTCAATGAGAAACAAAGCTGGATTTCAAACTTTGCTCTATGCTGATATATTCAACTTCAATAATTCAACTATTGGCAAAAAAATTGAAATTGGAGTATATAACAGCAAAGGGATATTCAATGATACATTTGACCCAAGATTTGAAATTTCACAAAACAAGAAAAACCTCAAAATCGAAGATTGCAGAAGCTTACTTCAAGAATTTGATGAACAACTGCAAAAACTCCTGGAGGAAATATTTAATCCAAGAACAATTTTTAAGCAAACAACGAAAGTAGAAAGGTGCCAATTCTGTCCTTACAATGTAAACTGCAAGCGGTAA
- a CDS encoding tol-pal system protein YbgF — MLKRFVQIVSIYLVFICIAFGSFNSQAQVYDEDAKGLMLLNDINAQIASSDMIDNIYNFKLQACDSQYVVLKEKYGWHPLPYYLRALAEWWLIEPETENITYDSTFLAYIDTAKVHAESIYNIERTKLEGAFFLSATHALTGRLYGERKQWRKAAFEAKKSLSYLNECRAEAELSPELLFGDGLYNYFSVWLPENYGMLKPVMLFFDSGDKELGIEQLRDVCQNAFFTRTEAQYFLMRILNMEGNKRAEALQLAQYLHETYPDNPAFERYYARLLYSSGKTTRMKKVSEDILRKISEGKEGFGPNSGRYAAFFLGNYYDTRLDYENAKHYYNEVRKFVNQNGYLSSGYHLHSLLGMLKIAVKEDDQKQAKELHKLIRKNAKRKHYVYKQAKKIMRAYM, encoded by the coding sequence ATGTTAAAAAGATTTGTACAAATAGTTTCGATTTATCTAGTTTTCATCTGCATTGCCTTTGGCAGTTTTAATTCACAAGCGCAAGTATATGATGAAGATGCCAAGGGTTTGATGCTTTTGAATGATATCAATGCACAAATAGCCTCTTCGGATATGATCGATAATATTTACAACTTCAAGCTGCAGGCTTGCGATTCTCAATATGTTGTATTGAAGGAGAAATACGGTTGGCATCCTTTGCCTTATTATTTAAGAGCTTTAGCCGAATGGTGGTTGATTGAGCCTGAAACTGAAAATATAACATACGATTCAACTTTTTTGGCTTATATAGATACCGCAAAAGTGCATGCGGAGTCTATTTATAATATTGAAAGAACGAAGCTTGAGGGCGCATTTTTTTTATCAGCAACTCATGCGTTAACTGGAAGATTGTATGGAGAAAGAAAACAGTGGAGAAAGGCGGCGTTTGAGGCGAAGAAGTCATTGAGCTATTTGAATGAATGCAGAGCTGAAGCGGAACTTAGCCCTGAGCTGTTATTTGGTGATGGTTTGTATAATTACTTTTCGGTTTGGCTACCGGAAAATTACGGAATGTTGAAGCCGGTTATGCTTTTTTTTGATTCGGGAGACAAAGAGTTGGGAATCGAACAACTTAGAGATGTTTGTCAAAATGCCTTTTTTACTCGAACGGAAGCCCAGTATTTTTTGATGAGAATATTGAATATGGAAGGCAACAAGAGAGCGGAAGCCTTGCAGTTGGCTCAATATCTCCATGAAACGTATCCTGACAACCCTGCTTTCGAACGATATTATGCTCGTTTATTGTATTCGTCAGGCAAAACTACGCGAATGAAAAAAGTTAGCGAGGATATCTTGCGTAAGATTTCGGAGGGAAAAGAAGGTTTTGGTCCTAATTCTGGTAGGTATGCCGCTTTTTTTCTAGGCAATTACTATGATACACGCCTTGATTATGAAAATGCTAAGCACTATTATAATGAGGTGCGAAAATTTGTAAATCAGAATGGCTATTTGAGCTCGGGGTACCATTTGCACTCATTATTAGGCATGCTCAAAATTGCAGTAAAAGAAGATGATCAGAAGCAAGCCAAAGAACTTCACAAGCTAATTAGGAAGAATGCCAAGAGGAAACATTACGTCTATAAGCAAGCTAAGAAGATAATGAGAGCTTATATGTAA
- a CDS encoding BCCT family transporter produces MRKNIKRSDKKTFFGLKVNGPVFVSSIAIILILVILTLFLGKPIEEWFAKIQGTISNFVGWFYILLLNAVLFFSLYLGFGKYSKIRLGGQEAKPDFTYKAWLAMLFSAGMGIGLLFWSVAEPIYHFKENPFMGKFGGQVAAAKLSMAITFMHWGVHPWALYSVVGLALAFFSFNRKLPLTVRSVFYPVLGKRIYGPLGDSIDTVSVLATIFGLATSLGLGVKQVNAGLSYLFDINNNEIVQVVLIFFITGLATLSLVLGLDKGIRVLSEWNMRIALVLLCFIVIIGPSLFIFKSFVQNLGFYIQNFFNMSFWTNSYAGIQSEDHWQNSWTIFYWSWWISWSPFVGIFIARISRGRTVKEFVSGVLLIPTLFTFFWMTAFGGSALYHELMGNHEISNAALADVSTAIYHLLEQYPYSVISSLITIILVGSFFVTSSDSGSFVVDMLTSGGRDDSPKGQKIFWASTQGCVAATLLIGGGLTALQTASIITAFPFALVIMIMGYSLLKSFNEYVDKHKNDKSTD; encoded by the coding sequence ATGCGGAAGAATATAAAGAGAAGCGACAAGAAAACGTTCTTTGGGTTGAAAGTGAATGGGCCTGTGTTTGTAAGTTCAATAGCGATAATATTGATATTGGTCATTTTAACTCTTTTTTTAGGAAAGCCAATCGAAGAATGGTTCGCCAAAATCCAAGGAACCATTTCTAACTTTGTTGGATGGTTTTATATATTATTATTAAATGCGGTCTTATTTTTTTCACTGTATCTCGGTTTTGGGAAATATTCCAAAATAAGATTAGGAGGTCAGGAAGCAAAGCCAGACTTTACTTACAAAGCCTGGCTAGCGATGCTTTTTAGCGCTGGTATGGGCATTGGACTTTTATTCTGGAGTGTCGCGGAGCCTATTTATCATTTCAAAGAAAATCCTTTTATGGGCAAGTTTGGCGGTCAAGTAGCAGCGGCGAAACTTTCCATGGCTATAACATTTATGCACTGGGGAGTCCATCCATGGGCGTTGTATTCTGTTGTGGGCTTGGCATTGGCATTTTTCTCATTCAATAGAAAGTTGCCGCTTACAGTTCGGTCGGTTTTCTATCCAGTATTGGGAAAAAGAATATATGGTCCATTAGGTGATTCTATCGATACAGTGTCGGTATTGGCTACAATATTTGGTTTGGCAACATCCCTTGGTCTTGGAGTGAAGCAAGTAAACGCAGGCCTGTCTTATTTATTTGATATTAATAATAATGAGATCGTGCAAGTGGTATTGATATTTTTTATCACTGGCTTGGCGACGCTTTCTTTAGTTTTGGGATTGGACAAAGGAATAAGAGTTTTGAGCGAGTGGAATATGCGGATAGCTTTGGTTTTGTTGTGTTTCATCGTCATTATTGGGCCTTCGTTGTTTATCTTCAAATCGTTTGTTCAGAATTTAGGCTTTTACATCCAGAATTTTTTCAATATGAGTTTTTGGACGAATTCATATGCAGGTATTCAATCTGAGGATCATTGGCAGAATTCATGGACCATATTTTATTGGTCGTGGTGGATTTCTTGGTCGCCTTTTGTGGGGATATTCATCGCAAGAATCTCAAGGGGCAGGACAGTAAAAGAATTTGTCTCCGGGGTTTTATTAATACCAACTCTGTTTACTTTTTTTTGGATGACAGCTTTTGGAGGAAGCGCCTTGTATCATGAATTGATGGGCAATCATGAAATTTCAAATGCCGCATTGGCAGATGTGTCGACAGCCATATATCATTTGCTGGAGCAATATCCTTATAGTGTGATCTCGTCTTTAATTACTATTATATTGGTAGGAAGCTTTTTTGTTACGTCTTCCGATTCCGGCTCTTTTGTCGTGGATATGCTCACATCTGGAGGTCGAGATGATTCCCCTAAGGGACAAAAGATATTTTGGGCATCCACGCAAGGTTGTGTGGCGGCAACTTTATTGATTGGTGGAGGGCTTACAGCTTTGCAAACGGCTTCCATAATTACTGCATTCCCTTTTGCCTTGGTGATTATGATTATGGGTTACAGCTTGTTGAAATCATTTAATGAATATGTAGATAAACATAAAAATGATAAAAGCACTGATTAA
- a CDS encoding S28 family serine protease: protein MKRYLIPFFLIFVLCAACDNASNNNEKAEKISLDEIIQKIPGLRVSDTLATLPGYEFCYEIYFTQPLDHQDPSKGTFEQRMYWSHKDANMPMVMETEGYNIRKNRLTPVNEILEANQLMVEHRYFGKSLPDSLDYDYLYIQQQIDDYHRIKELFSKVYNKEWISTGFSKGGENTLIYKSKYPNDIAVAVPEVAPIILSNEDERTTAFLDTVGTDQCRQKLIDFQRTCLENSDFFLPQIEQEAKEKGYKYTTVSPLGALEYAVLEFTFAFWQWGYGKCEDIPVDKSDLQAYYDYLKYISPVSYFKDRPHAFDRKSPPSSAIMHQREYGYYAFDRKNIQDLLVAAPNATNRTFAPKEVDIEYDPSYIAEVNEWLKDNGNDIIYIYGAADTWTGCAVNPTQNVNALKFMVPGGSHSTRIRDLNDAQKEEVIKYLEARIDGSISRDYIEKSKSLPKVK from the coding sequence ATGAAAAGATACTTAATTCCCTTTTTTTTAATTTTTGTACTTTGTGCAGCTTGCGATAATGCTTCAAATAATAATGAAAAAGCTGAAAAAATCAGCCTCGATGAAATTATCCAAAAAATCCCTGGTCTGAGAGTAAGCGATACACTGGCCACATTGCCTGGCTATGAATTCTGCTATGAAATATATTTCACCCAGCCCTTAGACCATCAAGACCCATCCAAAGGCACTTTTGAACAACGCATGTATTGGTCGCATAAAGACGCCAATATGCCTATGGTCATGGAAACTGAAGGATACAATATCAGAAAAAACAGATTGACTCCTGTAAATGAAATATTGGAAGCCAATCAATTAATGGTTGAGCATAGGTATTTTGGCAAGTCTTTGCCAGATTCTTTGGATTATGACTACCTGTATATTCAACAGCAAATAGATGATTATCATAGAATCAAAGAGCTGTTCAGCAAAGTGTATAATAAGGAATGGATAAGCACGGGCTTTTCTAAAGGCGGCGAGAATACTTTGATATACAAATCAAAATACCCTAATGATATTGCAGTCGCTGTGCCTGAAGTTGCGCCTATTATTTTAAGCAATGAAGACGAAAGAACAACTGCATTCCTTGACACTGTGGGAACGGACCAATGCAGACAAAAGCTTATTGACTTCCAAAGAACATGCCTTGAGAATTCAGATTTCTTCCTGCCTCAGATCGAGCAAGAAGCAAAAGAAAAAGGCTATAAATACACGACTGTTTCTCCTTTAGGAGCTTTGGAATATGCTGTATTGGAATTTACATTTGCCTTTTGGCAATGGGGATATGGCAAGTGCGAGGACATTCCTGTTGACAAAAGCGATCTGCAAGCATATTATGATTACTTGAAATACATTTCTCCTGTGAGTTATTTCAAAGACAGACCTCATGCCTTTGACAGAAAATCGCCTCCATCTTCGGCAATCATGCATCAAAGAGAGTATGGCTATTATGCTTTTGACAGAAAAAATATCCAAGACTTATTAGTTGCCGCGCCAAATGCTACAAACAGAACTTTTGCGCCAAAAGAAGTCGATATCGAATACGATCCATCGTACATCGCTGAAGTCAACGAATGGCTTAAAGACAATGGCAATGATATCATCTACATTTACGGAGCCGCTGACACTTGGACTGGTTGCGCTGTCAATCCTACTCAAAATGTAAACGCTTTGAAATTTATGGTTCCCGGAGGCTCTCATAGCACAAGAATTCGAGATTTGAACGATGCTCAAAAAGAAGAAGTAATCAAATACTTGGAAGCTCGTATTGATGGCAGCATTTCCAGAGATTATATTGAAAAAAGCAAGTCATTGCCTAAAGTCAAGTAA
- a CDS encoding sterol desaturase family protein → MSLNELWEILLEGLKMPIQMFLTPSKRVYVLHLATSLCIAYVVFLFSGKKQGFFKYILNKKVWTNHSARIDYGLIVFNSFFKVILIAPILVYSLYISFYTTEWLNSQFGYPQYDIPQYAFIIAYTLTLMLANDFMSFFIHYLMHKYEVLWEFHKIHHSATTMNPLTQYRLHPVELMINNIKGTLVIGFVSGFFNFISGHQISVISFLGVNIFNFAFLALGANLRHSHVKLKYPHLLEKILISPFQHQIHHSADPKHFNKNMGSKFALWDWMFGTLVRSKNIEKLKFGLGTRENLQYNSLAKNLYMPFYNLWNRLARIFSKN, encoded by the coding sequence ATGTCTTTAAACGAACTTTGGGAAATTCTGCTCGAAGGCTTAAAAATGCCTATACAAATGTTCTTGACACCATCAAAACGTGTCTATGTTTTGCATTTGGCCACATCTTTATGCATTGCTTATGTTGTTTTTCTTTTTTCCGGCAAAAAGCAAGGGTTCTTCAAATACATTCTAAACAAAAAAGTATGGACCAATCATTCGGCAAGAATCGATTACGGACTAATCGTATTCAATAGCTTCTTTAAAGTCATACTGATCGCTCCGATTCTTGTATACAGCTTATATATTAGCTTCTACACAACAGAATGGCTTAATAGCCAATTTGGCTATCCTCAATATGATATACCCCAGTATGCTTTTATCATTGCCTATACATTGACTTTAATGCTTGCCAATGATTTCATGAGCTTTTTCATACATTACTTAATGCATAAGTATGAAGTGCTTTGGGAATTCCATAAAATCCATCACTCAGCGACTACGATGAATCCCCTAACACAATACAGGCTACACCCTGTAGAGCTTATGATCAACAATATAAAAGGAACTTTAGTGATTGGATTCGTTTCTGGATTTTTCAATTTTATATCAGGACATCAAATCAGTGTGATATCTTTTCTTGGCGTAAATATTTTCAACTTTGCTTTCTTAGCACTAGGCGCCAACCTAAGACACTCTCATGTCAAATTGAAATATCCTCATTTGCTCGAAAAAATACTTATCAGCCCATTTCAACATCAAATCCACCATAGTGCCGACCCGAAACACTTCAACAAGAATATGGGATCCAAATTCGCGCTTTGGGATTGGATGTTTGGCACCTTAGTAAGGTCCAAAAACATAGAAAAGCTTAAATTCGGACTTGGAACAAGAGAAAACCTCCAATACAATTCATTAGCAAAAAACCTATACATGCCCTTCTATAATTTATGGAATAGACTTGCGCGAATTTTCTCTAAAAACTAA
- a CDS encoding RluA family pseudouridine synthase, whose amino-acid sequence MHVIEKHIVPVLTQKFRLSEYIIGKFQSLQSRQGSKKAIKKNLILVDRSIGTTATWILGGETIELIDEENIPKTYNLPLDIVFEDEYMVIINKPAGLVVSGNQFKTAANAIISLANKSTVQDALPYPKPVHRLDSGTSGLLIFAKTRSALIALGNMFQSKSIRKEYLAIVTGKLNGNGDITKPIDDYECHSSYSTVKSVPSLKNNWLTLVKLSPHTGRTHQLRIHMASIGHPIFGDKLYGNEGEIYEGKGLFLTAVKLSFEHPVLKNNLNIEIPMPNKFDSLLKREERRWNKYH is encoded by the coding sequence ATGCATGTAATTGAAAAACACATTGTGCCGGTCTTGACGCAAAAATTCCGACTTAGCGAATATATCATTGGAAAGTTCCAAAGTTTGCAATCCAGACAAGGATCTAAAAAAGCTATCAAAAAGAATCTGATATTGGTTGACAGATCTATCGGCACAACAGCCACTTGGATATTAGGCGGCGAAACTATAGAGCTGATCGATGAAGAAAACATTCCCAAAACTTACAATTTGCCTCTAGACATCGTATTCGAAGATGAATATATGGTCATCATCAATAAGCCTGCTGGACTCGTCGTAAGCGGCAATCAATTTAAAACAGCCGCAAATGCGATCATATCCTTAGCGAATAAATCAACTGTGCAAGATGCTCTACCGTATCCCAAACCCGTTCATAGGCTTGATAGCGGGACTTCAGGCTTACTCATATTCGCCAAGACCAGAAGCGCTTTAATTGCTTTAGGAAACATGTTTCAAAGCAAGTCAATCCGCAAAGAATACTTGGCTATTGTAACTGGCAAACTAAACGGCAATGGAGATATCACAAAGCCTATTGACGATTATGAATGCCATTCTAGTTACTCAACAGTCAAATCTGTTCCTTCCCTCAAGAATAATTGGCTTACTCTTGTAAAGCTTTCTCCTCATACGGGAAGAACTCACCAGCTTCGCATTCACATGGCAAGCATAGGCCATCCTATATTCGGAGATAAACTGTATGGCAATGAAGGAGAAATATACGAAGGCAAAGGCTTGTTTCTGACTGCTGTCAAGCTAAGTTTCGAACATCCAGTATTAAAAAATAATCTGAACATAGAAATTCCTATGCCGAATAAATTCGATTCGCTATTAAAAAGAGAAGAAAGAAGGTGGAACAAATACCATTGA